One Amycolatopsis sp. NBC_00355 genomic window carries:
- a CDS encoding response regulator transcription factor — translation MTRVLVADDQALVRTGFRMILAADGIDVVGEATNGAEAVDAVRRTRPDVVLMDIRMPELDGLAATRRILTGAPGEPRVIILTTFDLDRYVYAALAAGASGFLLKDVTPEHLVAAVRTVRTGDALLAPVITRRLVERFALRDPGAERLRRDLSALTPRELEVLRLLAGGFSNAELAGRLHLAEATVKTHVARILAKLDLRDRVQAVVLAYETGLVKPGVN, via the coding sequence GTGACCCGGGTACTCGTCGCCGACGACCAGGCCCTGGTCCGGACCGGGTTCCGGATGATCCTCGCGGCCGACGGGATCGACGTCGTCGGCGAGGCGACCAACGGCGCCGAAGCCGTCGACGCCGTCCGCCGGACCCGCCCCGACGTCGTCCTGATGGACATCCGGATGCCGGAACTGGACGGCTTGGCCGCGACCCGCCGCATCCTCACCGGCGCTCCCGGCGAGCCCCGCGTGATCATCCTGACGACGTTCGACCTCGACCGGTACGTCTACGCGGCCCTCGCGGCCGGGGCCAGCGGGTTCCTGCTCAAGGACGTCACGCCCGAGCACCTGGTCGCGGCGGTCCGCACGGTCCGCACCGGCGACGCCCTGCTGGCGCCGGTGATCACCCGGCGTCTGGTCGAGCGGTTCGCGCTCCGCGACCCCGGCGCGGAACGGCTGCGCCGGGACCTGTCCGCGCTCACCCCGCGCGAGCTGGAGGTGTTGCGCCTGCTCGCCGGCGGCTTCAGCAACGCCGAACTCGCCGGGCGGCTGCACCTGGCCGAAGCGACCGTGAAGACGCATGTCGCGCGGATCCTCGCGAAGCTGGACCTGCGGGACCGCGTCCAAGCCGTCGTGCTGGCCTACGAGACGGGGCTCGTGAAGCCCGGGGTGAACTAG
- a CDS encoding response regulator transcription factor, with the protein MSLRVVLADDQAVVREGLVTLLGLLPGVEVVGAAADGLAALDLVAQHRPDVLLVDLRMPRCDGVETTERVRAEHPGTEVVVLTTYADDESLLAALRAGARGFLTKDADAEAIARALRSAADGQSTVDGELQRRLVEAATRSVPARVKEIEGLTAREIEVLRLIAAGLSNTEIARTLVVSEATVKTHVNHLFTKAGLRDRAQAVAFAYRSGIAD; encoded by the coding sequence GTGAGCTTGCGCGTCGTGCTCGCCGACGACCAGGCGGTGGTGCGGGAAGGCCTGGTGACGCTGCTCGGGCTGCTGCCGGGTGTCGAGGTGGTCGGCGCGGCCGCCGACGGCCTCGCCGCGCTCGACCTGGTCGCGCAGCACCGGCCCGACGTGCTGCTGGTGGACCTGCGGATGCCGCGCTGCGACGGCGTCGAGACCACCGAACGGGTCCGCGCCGAGCACCCGGGCACCGAGGTCGTCGTGCTCACCACCTACGCCGACGACGAGTCGCTGCTGGCCGCGTTGCGCGCCGGGGCGCGCGGTTTCCTCACCAAGGACGCCGACGCCGAGGCGATCGCCCGGGCCCTGCGCTCGGCCGCCGACGGACAGTCCACAGTGGACGGTGAGTTGCAGCGCCGGCTCGTCGAGGCCGCCACGCGCAGCGTGCCCGCGCGGGTGAAGGAGATCGAAGGCCTGACCGCCCGCGAGATCGAGGTGCTGCGGCTGATCGCGGCGGGCCTGTCGAACACGGAGATCGCGCGCACGCTCGTGGTGAGCGAGGCGACCGTGAAGACCCACGTGAACCACCTGTTCACCAAGGCCGGGCTGCGCGACCGCGCCCAAGCCGTGGCGTTCGCGTACCGCTCGGGCATCGCGGACTAG
- a CDS encoding sensor histidine kinase, translating into MTTRWARFHRIPQVQDWLRWGFIVVPMFAAMPRADTLSWILIGVTLALSIPLLWLYADGRPALPAALMVTVVATSGALWATVPNSFASITMFSTTFFIVLRQPVVPIVVAVLLDFAAITVWAAVHDAWRGALPTYTIVAVIILLGLNRRTRLAKMEQTELALARAQTATEEHARAAALAERARIARELHDVLAHSLAGLSLNLQGARLMLVRDGASPDAVAQIERAQKLASEGLSEARKAVAALREDAVPVERTIADLLTAYRLDSGARADLRIDGEPRELDPAVGTALVRAVQEALANTRKHAAKADVDVRLGYSGDEVTLTVADRQGRRPPDAPAAGYGLRGMSERVALLDGRFESGPGEDGWRIHLTVPA; encoded by the coding sequence ATGACCACCCGATGGGCCCGGTTCCACCGGATCCCCCAGGTCCAGGACTGGCTGCGCTGGGGGTTCATCGTGGTGCCGATGTTCGCCGCGATGCCGCGGGCGGACACGCTCTCGTGGATCCTCATCGGGGTCACCCTGGCGCTGTCGATCCCCCTGCTCTGGCTCTACGCCGACGGCCGCCCGGCCCTGCCCGCGGCGCTGATGGTCACGGTGGTCGCCACGTCCGGCGCGCTCTGGGCGACCGTGCCGAACAGCTTCGCCTCGATCACGATGTTCAGCACCACGTTCTTCATCGTGCTCCGGCAGCCGGTCGTCCCGATCGTGGTGGCCGTCCTGCTCGACTTCGCCGCGATCACGGTCTGGGCCGCGGTGCACGACGCCTGGCGCGGCGCCCTGCCGACCTACACGATCGTGGCCGTGATCATCCTGCTCGGGCTGAACCGGCGGACCCGGCTCGCCAAGATGGAGCAGACCGAGCTGGCGCTGGCCCGCGCGCAGACGGCGACCGAGGAGCACGCGCGGGCCGCCGCGCTCGCCGAGCGTGCCCGCATCGCCCGCGAGCTGCACGACGTCCTGGCGCACTCGCTGGCCGGGCTCTCGCTGAACCTGCAGGGCGCGCGGCTGATGCTGGTGCGCGACGGGGCGAGCCCGGACGCTGTCGCGCAGATCGAACGGGCCCAGAAGCTCGCGTCCGAAGGTCTCTCCGAAGCCCGGAAAGCGGTCGCCGCGCTGCGCGAGGACGCGGTTCCGGTGGAGCGGACGATCGCGGACCTGCTCACCGCGTACCGGCTCGACAGCGGGGCCCGCGCGGACCTCCGCATCGACGGCGAGCCGCGCGAGCTGGACCCGGCGGTCGGCACCGCGCTCGTCCGCGCGGTGCAGGAAGCGCTGGCCAACACCCGCAAGCACGCCGCGAAGGCGGACGTCGACGTGCGCCTGGGCTACTCCGGTGACGAAGTGACGCTGACCGTGGCCGACCGGCAGGGCAGGCGGCCGCCGGACGCGCCGGCGGCAGGCTACGGTTTGCGCGGGATGAGTGAACGGGTCGCGCTGCTCGACGGGCGCTTCGAGAGCGGGCCGGGGGAGGACGGATGGCGGATTCACCTGACGGTGCCGGCGTGA
- a CDS encoding M23 family metallopeptidase — protein sequence MSRLRRLAVFAAAAALPALGLTLAGQATASAAPNFQVPFKCGTTVTAATFSGHSPEYSVDFQKSGITGMPVLAAASGTVTRVADEGSTSYGKWIELDHGSGWRTRYAHLSAQEVSVGQSVAGGKEIGKAGATGGVTGPHLHFEERLDSVVQKAKLNGVAVPYYGHTDFTSKNNCGGNPYSAEEVCGSGFSVVDQQALAGSSGTTYLLYNSSTKANCVTTLKATSLGTASPVSAFLEVQGAARTTDSGSFTYYAGPVKKTAAATCVKWGGSVGSNTYTSPFEHCG from the coding sequence ATGTCCAGGTTGCGACGGCTCGCCGTGTTCGCCGCCGCCGCGGCGCTGCCCGCGCTCGGCCTCACCCTCGCCGGCCAGGCGACCGCGTCCGCCGCGCCCAACTTCCAGGTGCCGTTCAAGTGCGGCACCACGGTGACCGCGGCGACGTTCAGCGGGCACAGCCCGGAGTACTCGGTCGACTTCCAGAAGTCGGGCATCACCGGGATGCCGGTGCTGGCGGCCGCGTCGGGCACCGTGACCCGGGTGGCGGACGAGGGCAGCACCAGCTACGGCAAGTGGATCGAGCTCGACCACGGCAGCGGCTGGCGGACGCGCTACGCGCACCTGTCCGCCCAGGAGGTCTCGGTCGGGCAGTCGGTCGCCGGCGGCAAGGAGATCGGCAAGGCCGGCGCGACCGGCGGGGTCACCGGGCCGCACCTGCACTTCGAAGAGCGGCTCGACAGCGTCGTCCAGAAGGCCAAGCTGAACGGCGTCGCGGTGCCGTACTACGGGCACACGGACTTCACGAGCAAGAACAACTGCGGCGGGAACCCGTACTCCGCCGAAGAAGTCTGCGGTTCCGGCTTTTCCGTCGTCGACCAGCAGGCCCTCGCCGGCTCGTCCGGCACGACGTACCTGCTGTACAACTCCTCGACCAAGGCGAACTGCGTGACGACGTTGAAAGCGACGTCGCTCGGCACGGCCAGCCCGGTCTCGGCGTTCCTCGAGGTCCAGGGGGCGGCGCGGACCACCGACTCCGGCAGCTTCACCTACTACGCCGGGCCGGTGAAGAAGACCGCCGCGGCCACCTGTGTGAAGTGGGGCGGCTCGGTGGGCAGCAACACCTACACCAGCCCGTTCGAGCACTGCGGCTGA
- a CDS encoding DUF4192 domain-containing protein: MTTSTPTGRPPVSLDDPAQLLAALPYLLGFRPGASVVLLGHCPPGGKRIGLVMRADLPPGAERARQARALAPRFTVAEHIGVTLAIIGGERRPGAPPPHAGFITELADAFAEHGIPVLHALWAADIATGAPWACYSGEDCHGELPDPRSTVVAAAATESGTVVFGSREEMLAQLAPRSPEAVARRSGELSRLSEPPWPEATRVADAAAEVRAAFDRQRRGEGPPTDAEAVRLACALTITEIRDVCLTMAVPPRGPAAREAERLWLTLVRELPAPERAEAAALLGYTAFMRGDGAFAGMALDNALDAAPDHLLAGLLTRVLDHGTPPEFLLGLAVAAGSEGVTGFGLEPAEQPPF, translated from the coding sequence ATGACCACCTCCACCCCGACCGGCCGGCCGCCGGTCAGCCTCGACGATCCAGCGCAGCTGCTGGCCGCGCTCCCGTACCTGCTCGGCTTCCGGCCCGGTGCCTCGGTCGTCCTGCTCGGCCACTGCCCGCCGGGCGGCAAGCGCATCGGCCTGGTGATGCGCGCCGACCTCCCGCCCGGTGCCGAGCGCGCCCGCCAAGCCCGGGCGCTCGCACCCCGGTTCACCGTCGCCGAGCACATCGGCGTGACCCTGGCGATCATCGGCGGTGAGCGAAGACCCGGCGCCCCGCCGCCGCACGCGGGTTTCATCACCGAGCTGGCGGACGCCTTCGCCGAGCACGGCATCCCGGTGCTGCACGCGCTGTGGGCCGCCGACATCGCGACCGGCGCCCCCTGGGCCTGCTACTCCGGCGAAGACTGTCACGGTGAACTGCCCGACCCCCGGTCGACGGTGGTCGCGGCGGCCGCCACCGAGAGCGGCACGGTGGTGTTCGGCAGCCGTGAGGAAATGCTCGCGCAGCTCGCGCCGCGCTCGCCGGAAGCGGTGGCCCGCCGGTCCGGGGAACTGTCCCGGCTCTCGGAACCACCGTGGCCCGAAGCGACCCGCGTCGCCGACGCGGCCGCGGAGGTCCGCGCCGCGTTCGACCGGCAGCGTCGCGGCGAAGGCCCGCCGACGGACGCCGAGGCGGTCCGGCTGGCGTGCGCCTTGACGATCACCGAAATCCGCGACGTGTGCCTGACGATGGCCGTCCCACCCCGCGGCCCGGCGGCGCGTGAGGCCGAGCGCCTCTGGCTGACCCTGGTCCGGGAACTCCCGGCCCCCGAACGAGCCGAAGCGGCGGCCTTGCTGGGCTACACGGCTTTCATGCGCGGCGACGGGGCGTTCGCGGGCATGGCCCTGGACAACGCCCTCGATGCGGCCCCGGACCACCTGCTGGCCGGTCTGCTGACGAGGGTCCTGGACCACGGAACGCCCCCGGAGTTCCTGCTGGGCCTGGCGGTGGCCGCGGGCTCGGAGGGCGTCACGGGCTTCGGTCTGGAACCCGCGGAGCAACCGCCGTTCTGA
- the shbA gene encoding RNA polymerase sigma factor ShbA yields the protein MSHTRDYRTPNSLPRPAGHLTKEDLEPLVKDAGEGNPSAIHTLLKMIEPVVVRYCRARMGGRDLSYLSADDVAQEVCLAILKALPDYQDKGGSFLYLIHAIAANKVADAYRAIARDRSEPVAEHPERPLIDNEPESRSLQFDLGARLGRLLTSLPRVQQEILTLRIAVGLSATETAEALGISPGAVRVTQHRALTRLRGMIRDEEF from the coding sequence ATGTCTCACACAAGGGACTACCGCACTCCGAATTCGTTGCCTCGTCCTGCAGGACATCTGACCAAAGAAGACCTCGAACCTCTAGTCAAAGACGCGGGCGAGGGCAACCCGTCCGCGATCCACACCCTACTGAAGATGATCGAGCCCGTGGTCGTGCGGTACTGCCGCGCTCGTATGGGGGGACGAGACCTCTCTTACCTTTCAGCCGACGACGTCGCACAGGAAGTCTGCCTCGCCATACTGAAGGCCCTACCGGACTACCAGGACAAGGGTGGCTCCTTTCTTTACCTTATCCATGCGATCGCGGCCAATAAGGTCGCAGACGCCTATCGCGCCATTGCTCGCGACCGCTCCGAGCCCGTCGCTGAACATCCGGAACGCCCGCTGATTGACAACGAGCCCGAATCTCGCTCTCTCCAATTCGATCTCGGCGCCCGCCTTGGTCGACTGCTCACCTCGCTTCCCCGCGTGCAGCAGGAAATTCTCACGTTGCGCATAGCAGTCGGCCTCTCGGCAACTGAAACCGCGGAAGCGCTGGGAATCTCACCCGGGGCCGTGCGGGTCACGCAACATCGCGCCCTCACCCGCCTCCGCGGCATGATCCGCGACGAAGAATTTTAG
- the galE gene encoding UDP-glucose 4-epimerase GalE, whose product MSEQSNALKLVVTGGAGYVGSVCAARLVEAGHQVTVVDDLSTGHADAVHPDARFIEGDAAEVAGSLLREGFDGVLHFAAKSLVGESMTDPTKYWEGNVVTSLRLLEAMHEHGTPRLVFSSTAATYGEPESSPIAESAPTRPTNTYGATKLAIDHAITTFAGAHGLAAVSLRYFNVAGAYGALGERHATETHLIPLVLQVATGDRERIQIFGDDYPTPDHTAVRDYIHVVDLADAHLLALKHATAGEHRIYNLGNGTGFSVLEVIEACREVTGHAVPAAVAPRRAGDPSVLVAASDRAREELGWKPERTDLTGIVRDAWTFTQSRRAAQS is encoded by the coding sequence GTGTCGGAGCAGAGCAACGCCCTGAAACTGGTCGTGACGGGCGGAGCGGGGTACGTCGGCAGCGTCTGCGCCGCCCGGCTCGTCGAGGCCGGGCACCAGGTCACAGTGGTCGACGACCTGTCCACCGGGCACGCCGACGCCGTCCACCCGGACGCGCGGTTCATCGAGGGTGACGCTGCCGAGGTGGCGGGCAGCCTGCTTCGCGAGGGCTTCGACGGCGTGCTGCACTTCGCGGCGAAGTCGCTGGTCGGCGAGTCGATGACCGATCCGACGAAGTACTGGGAAGGCAACGTCGTCACGTCGTTGCGGCTGCTCGAGGCCATGCACGAGCACGGCACGCCGCGCCTGGTGTTCTCCTCGACCGCGGCGACCTACGGCGAGCCGGAGTCCTCGCCGATCGCGGAGTCCGCGCCGACCCGGCCGACCAACACCTACGGCGCCACGAAGCTGGCCATCGACCACGCGATCACCACCTTCGCCGGCGCGCACGGCCTGGCCGCGGTGAGCCTGCGGTACTTCAACGTCGCCGGCGCGTACGGCGCCCTCGGCGAGCGCCACGCCACGGAAACCCATCTCATCCCTCTCGTTCTGCAGGTCGCCACGGGCGACCGCGAGCGCATCCAGATCTTCGGCGACGACTACCCGACGCCGGACCACACCGCCGTCCGCGACTACATCCACGTCGTGGACCTCGCGGACGCCCACCTGCTGGCGCTGAAGCACGCGACAGCCGGCGAGCACCGCATCTACAACCTGGGCAACGGCACCGGGTTCTCCGTTCTCGAGGTGATCGAGGCCTGCCGCGAGGTCACCGGCCATGCCGTGCCGGCCGCGGTGGCGCCGCGCCGCGCGGGCGACCCGTCGGTGCTCGTCGCGGCCAGCGACCGGGCCCGCGAGGAGCTCGGCTGGAAGCCGGAGCGCACCGACCTGACGGGCATCGTGCGCGACGCGTGGACGTTCACCCAGTCGCGGCGCGCGGCCCAGAGCTGA